CCTGGCTCGCGGATCCGTCGACGACGGAACCGCTCACAGTGGCGCGACCGCGCCGGATTCTCACCGGCTTACCTCGCGACGCCGCAGATAGTGGATCGACCGTAACGGCGCGACCCCCGACCGGTCAATCGTCACCACGTGGAATGTGAGCCGACCGGTCGGGAACCGGCGACGCGGCGGGTCGACCGTCCGCGTCCGGCGGCCCATCCCGGGGCGGCCGGACGCGGGTCATCGGCCGGCGGGTGCCGGTGCGGTGGCGGGACGGCGTCGTCGGGAGACTGCACCCAGGACGGTGTCGACGGCGAGGAAGGCGAGCAGGGTGAGCCCGAACAGGGGCAGCGCCCAGCCGACCGCCGCGGTCACCGGCACGCCGACGAGCAGGACCCAGCGCGGTAGGCCACGGACGCCGCCCCGGGCCGGTGGGGTGCCGGCGCGAGCGCGCCGGTCGCTGCGGGTGGGTCGACGTTGCCACCACATGCGGTAGCCCCAGACGATGACGCAGAGCAGCCCGAGGGCCAGCGCTGCGAGCAGGATCTGGTTGACCGGGCCGAAGAGGACGCCCATGTGGGCCTGGATGCCGAGGCCGCTGAGCTGGGCCAGCAGCGGCCAGTCGGCGAAGTCGCTGCGGGCGGTGACCGTGGCCGTGGCGGGGTCGACGGCGACCCGGTCCTTCGCGACGGGCCAGGTGTTGTCGACCTGGGTGACCGTCCAGGCCGAGCCCGGCTCGGGGGCCGGGGCGATCTCGACCGGACCGGCCAGCCCGGCCGTCCGGGCGGCGGTCAGCACCCGGTCGAAGGCGGCCGACTCGACCACTCCGCCCCCTGTGGACATGCCGTGATGGCCGCCGCCGGTGTCGGTCGGGTTGCCCGGCGTGGCGGTGAGGGCGGTGGAGAGCTGCGGGGCGCGGGCGTCGAGCGAGTCGAGGCCGGCACCGAAGTTCGCCCCCGCGTACCGGGACCAGGTCAACCCGGTCGCCGAGAGGAACAGCAGGCCGACGGTGAGCCACACCCCGAGGGTGGCGTGCCAGCCCCGGGTCCGGCGGACGCCCCGGGCGGCGGACAGGTCCGGCACGAGCAGATGCCGCACGGTGGCCCGGGAGGCGCGGCGGCGACGCCACCACAGCACGACCCCGCCCAGCGCGATGACCCACAACCAGCTCGCGGCCAACTCCGAGTAGTGCCGGCCCGCCACCCCCAGGTGCAGGTTGCGGTGCAGGTCGTCCAGCCAGGTGGTGGCCGGCGTGGAGCCGAACCAGGTGGTCAACTGGCCCTGCACCCGGGCCGTGTACGGGTCGACGTACACGGTGTGCTGCTTCTCGCCGTACTCCGGTGCCGAGAACACCACCCGCGTGGTCCGGTCGCCCGTACCGGGCTGCACCGACGTGACGCTGCCCTCGGGGTGGGCGTTGCGCGCCGCCCCGACCTGGTCGGCCACCGGCAGTGGCCGCTCACCCACCCCGGTGACCGTCAACCGGTCGCCGTAGAGCACCCCGTCCACCTGCGGAGCCACCGTGTAGGCCAACCCGGTCAACGCGGCGATCAGCAGGAAGGGAGCGACCAGCACCCCCGCGTAGAAGTGCAGCCGCAGCAGCAGTGCGCCCAACGGTGAACCGCCACGGGTCGGTCGGGTGGGCGGGTCGGCGGGTGGCGCGGGTTCCGGCCTCGGCGGGCCGGACAACTCGGTGACAGACATACTCATCCGATCGGAATAGTCGAAATGAAGCCGTTGGTCGCCCCGTGCCCGCGGGGTGGGTCGGTGTGCGTGGTGCCGGCGTCGCCCGATGAGATAGTCGGAGCGGCCGCCCCGACGGTTCCCGGGAATGTCCCGACCGGCACCGACGCCGGTC
Above is a window of Micromonospora rifamycinica DNA encoding:
- a CDS encoding PepSY-associated TM helix domain-containing protein, which encodes MSVTELSGPPRPEPAPPADPPTRPTRGGSPLGALLLRLHFYAGVLVAPFLLIAALTGLAYTVAPQVDGVLYGDRLTVTGVGERPLPVADQVGAARNAHPEGSVTSVQPGTGDRTTRVVFSAPEYGEKQHTVYVDPYTARVQGQLTTWFGSTPATTWLDDLHRNLHLGVAGRHYSELAASWLWVIALGGVVLWWRRRRASRATVRHLLVPDLSAARGVRRTRGWHATLGVWLTVGLLFLSATGLTWSRYAGANFGAGLDSLDARAPQLSTALTATPGNPTDTGGGHHGMSTGGGVVESAAFDRVLTAARTAGLAGPVEIAPAPEPGSAWTVTQVDNTWPVAKDRVAVDPATATVTARSDFADWPLLAQLSGLGIQAHMGVLFGPVNQILLAALALGLLCVIVWGYRMWWQRRPTRSDRRARAGTPPARGGVRGLPRWVLLVGVPVTAAVGWALPLFGLTLLAFLAVDTVLGAVSRRRRPATAPAPAGR